GGTCTGCTTAAATAGACCACCCATAAGCGTCCATAAAAATATCTTGTGTATTGGAGTctacaaataatatattcttgATGCACCTAAACCTCACTAATTCATAACCACCTGGGGTTAACATTTGCCTGAagtattttctaaagaaaacaaagactagTGATTCTAACAACCCAGGAGTTGTTTGACTTCAGCTACCCAGGTGTTGACAAGTAGTAGTTTTAAAAGCAGTTGTATGGCATGGAAATATCACTAGACTAAGGTACAACTGGTTTGGGTCACAGTTCCGACATCATCAAATGGTAGATGTGTGACTGGGATTTTCTATCAATTTATTGAAAACAGCATTAAGTCGCTTAGAAAGATGTGAGTAACTTtaccaagttcacacagctagtaagtgacagaaaaAGTACCGTCCAGATCTCGAGTTCTTAACCATTCCAAATATATTGTCCCATCCTTATCAAGTGCTTGTTTATTACTATGGTGTCTAGAGAGCAAGGGTATTAATATTTCAGGGTACACTTTTTcgcaactatttttttttttggcaactaGCTTCAAATCCTGCCTGCAGAGAATTCCTAAAGATATTGTTGAGCACTCACTGAGATGGAAAACAAACCTTGTTCAGTGAGAAATCTTACTGTCTGGAGATCCCCtctaggaagaaagaaggagactGTGGGGGTCTTGTCTGAACATGAAAGACACTTATGAGTTGGTCTATATTGTCAGTATTGGAGGATTTAGGGGCAGCAATCCTTGGAGCAGGGGGAATTTCCTTGAAATCTAGCTCAGGTTTTCCTTGGATTGTATGTTTATTTCTGGATGgcttgtgtgtgtatacagaagCGGATGGAGAGAAAGTGCAGGCAAGGCTTTTCTAACCACTCATCCCTGAAAGAGGGTACTCCTGGGACTCAGGAACTGAAAGTGATTATATTCTCCATCTTATCTCTCTAAGAAGGATCCAAATCACTGAAAGTGATTATATTCTCCATCTTATCTCTCTAAGAAGGATCCAAATCACTGAAAGTGATTATATTCTCCATCTTATCTCTCTAAGAAGGATCAAAACTATGATCCAAATCATAGGTTAAAGAGGACTCTGGATGGAATATATACAGGATGATGAATCCATCTCTAACCAATACCTATTCTGCAAGCCAATGTGGCCAAAACTTCAATACTTGTTGGATGTTGATGGCCCAAAGTCTGCAAATGAACTCAGGCCTTTCCATCTTCCAAATGAGTTCACAAAGATAAGAAAGATATTTTGTCTGGTGTTCTAAAGGCTTAATAGCGACTGACTTATATTGTAGTAATTTGTACAGCATCCTCTGTAAGTCTTGTTTACCAGACACTCACTTCTACCCCTAAGTATTTCTTAGTGGGTGTTAATTCTAAATTGGTGCCTGAAGGATGGGAGTACTCAAATCTCTCTTGGTCTTCAAAGGAATGGCTGTGGCCACAGAGAGACTATACCTTTTCCTACACCATAGGCATGTGCCCTgcaagtctcactcttgtcacttcTGGGAAACTGCATGTGGTCTCTGTGACACAGGACTATTTCCCACTTCTGTTCTTGCACTCTGAGCAACCCTGGGCAGGTCAGAAGTTCTTTCAGGTCATTGTTTGTTCAGGATtccaaaaaaaattacttaacacTTCTGGAGCTCCAGAAAAGATGATATTTGACACTCTCTGAATGAGATAAGCAGATAAGGCTGGAGGCTTGAAGAGGTTCAGCTGGAGAAGACTCATAGGGCAGAGTAAGGAGATTGGACAGAAATGCATATTCTATACCAAGACAGCTCTCATGGAGCCCCAGTGGTGGAACAAGGAAGAGCCTGGAGAAATTTCAGCTTCACTTTCATTCTCCTGAGTGCTATCATCTTGCCTCTCCACTCTGACCATGCAGCCTTTCTTTGTATATCCCGAAAGTCAGAAAATTTGAGGGGGAACATTGGGCAGGCCTGGAGTGGGGCTCCTTGGACTCCAAGCCCAGCTCTCAttgactggctgtgtgaccttggacatattacttaagcctcagtttcccttagTGCTAAGTGGGACTATTAAAATGCTTCTTAGAGAAATGGTGGAAAGATTAGATCTAAGAACATGAAgaacccagcacagtgcctggcgcaTATTTAGTATTAAAACAATTTGCAGCATTACATTGATCATTGTTGTCCAGATGCTACACGTTCCCCGTGGCAGATTTCTGTCTCTCTTTACTGGAGCCCCCCAGAAGAGCTGACATGTTTGTGAACCCAGAAATTGCACCAATCCAAAAAGTCAGAGTAAAAAAATCTTGGCAACTTAACGTGCTTGCTTCCATCCCCTCTCCCGTCTCACAAGCATGTACAGGTTAAGAATGAGAGAattccccgtctctactaaaaaatacaaaaaactagccgggcgaggtggcgggcgcctgtagtcccagctactcgggaggctgaggcaggagaatggcgtgaacccgggaggcggagcttgcagtgagctgagatccggccactgcactccagcctgggtgacagagtgagactccgtcacaaaaaaaaaaaaaaaaaaatgagagaattgcTGTTTAGCACACAAGCAAGACTCTGCTCCAAGGTCCCAGATTTTGAGTTGGATACTCTCCTGCCTGacaaccccaccccaccccattttCAAGAACCCTTTCAGATCGGACTCTCCAATTACTCATTTTCTCGTTGCTAGAAGCCCTGCCCTTAGCATTCAGACTTTGGAATGCTACTGATGGGAAGATCACTGAGACTGGGCTGTATTCCCTAGCAACCGCGGAGTGCGCCTGCGCAGTGGCATCCCCAAGCCGACAGCTCTAATTAGGCTTCTGCATCTCAGCCGGCCAGACTTTGGATACAAAAGGACATATCTTCCTTCTCCCTGCCACTCCTCCAGCGAGACGATTGTGTCGTTCTCTTCCTGAGGCTGATGAAAATGTGAGGAATGTCTTCCAACTCCCTCCCATCTGATAGGAGGTAGCAGATGGGAGTAGCCACCGGTGATCAGATGGATGAAAAAGGCAGAAAGCTGGCGTGTGCAAGGAAATGAAGACATAGATCCTACGCTACCGGTAGGCAGCAGCCCCCACTCTGTAATAAGTGATTTTCCATATGACACTCATCCTTCTACCAGGGCTCCCTCTCAGAAATTGGTACCTGCCGACTCTCTAGGGAACGCTTATGGGGAGCTATGAGCCAGGTTAGAAGCGGTAAGGGGGATCAGAACGAAGAGAGCCTAAATGCGAACACTCAACAGCTTGGGTGCTGAAATAAACTGCATTGGCAGAGGATCCCCTGCAGAGTTCCTCCAGGTATATTGTTCAGTCTGACTAAAGGTGCAAGGCCATTGTTGGCTCTCAAGAGTCACTCTGAGGATACGGGCCCTTGTTACCTCTGCCACAGACTTATTTCTCCTACTCCTCCCTTAAAGTCATTGTCTTTCTGAGCTATTTCAAATTCTTCATAGGTGCTTTACACACTGCCTCTGTCTTCACTAGCAGTCCTTCACTTCCTCTCCCCAACCTCAGATCTTACAATAGATGTCACTTAAGCACATCTTGTCCCCAGCCCTCCATACCACTTCATCCTCCCCACCACTATTCCTGACTAATTTCCCACTCATCCAGGCTTGACACCTCTGCACCTTCCCCAGACTTTCTTAGATGCCATCACCTtcccactatccttcccagcaCTTAAAATCAGGAATTATTCCTGTGGACTCTCATAGAACTCTGAGCTTATGCCTATTATGCAACTTTCCATAGCATAATATAATTGCTGGTTTACTTCCATGAGCCCTCCCCCTTAAGCCCTGGAGCCCAGCTGGGTCTTCTTCACTCTTATATTCCCAGCACACAGCACTGTTCTCAGAGCATggcaggtgcttaataaatgcttatagaataaatgaatgcataagcATGGTGTCTAATTCATTATGCTTTTATTGTAAATACAGGTAAATGacagttatatgtatatatatatggagagagttgtatatatgtatataactatatatatagttatatatattatatatagttatatatattatatatatagttgtatatatgtatacgaCAGTAGACACAAAGGGAAAGCAATCACAGATCAgtggttttgtgtttgtgtgtgtgtgtgttattgttATTTAACTCCTGTACCAGACCATTTTACTGATTATTTCAAAGATGTAAATATTATCAATACATTTTACAGAGATATCTGAACTTTTATACTGAAACAAGACAGGGAtggcaaatgaaaaattccatttataaatatTGATCATTAACCTAATTCAAGGGTatattaaaaggaaggaaatactaCTAGAATTGGAACACAGACAGTAAGCACAATGTGTACTTCCCACCCAATCCCTCCCTGGATTCTAATTTAGAGCCCCAGTGCCAATTTTACCAAGGCATCTTTAATGGATGCCACTCAGCTGAAGTGATACATATTCCCTAGACTTCACATGGGACCAAGGAAGAACATGGTAGTTGCCTCAGATTTGGCTCTGGCCTCCTCATCTTCCACAGCCTCCCTATATTGTTCTGGCCAGTCCTGTGGTCGCTTTCTGTAGAGCCTGGCCATGTACTCCAAGACTTTCATTTTGGTGGTTTCATGGTGAGCTCGAGGACCCCATAGAAGCTCATATTCAACTGGGTTAGAGTAGGACAGTGGCCTGCATTCCAGATAGCGCTGTCTCATAAGCTTACAGGTGATGGCATGCTTTCTCCCTACATCCACACTAAATCTTCGAAGCAAGTTCCAGACATTGGCCTCTTTGACACGGTTGCCCATCAAGAATATCAAACCTAGGATTGGCATTACATATTCTTGAGTGGGTCTCCCCAGGCTCTCTAGCATCACTTGCTCTTCCTCTGATTCTGGTTGCTGGACAAGGAGGTAGATGTGCTCACTGGTATCAACCTCAATCAGAGACAACCCATAGAACATATCAAGAATTAGAGTAGCTCTATtgaggatatttgggaacacatccTCAAATTCTTTGCCAGTGTGAGCCAATAGCTCATCCTGATGTATAGGCAGCAACTCCTCAGAGACACTAATAGCCAACTGGACCAAATCATTTGCCTTATCATTCATCGTGTCCTCCGACCAGAACTCTAAGCCAGCAGTCAGGcttctttctttggttttgtcAGCTTCCAGGGCCTTGTTATATTCTTCTGGCCAGCTCTGGGGTTCTTCATCATGGGCATCTGACACAAACTTCAGGGCTTCCATCTTTGTGATTTCACTATGGGCTCTAGAGCCCCACAAGAACTCAAATTCAAGGGGATTAGTGCCATACACCGGCCAGTACTCCAAGAATCGCATGCGCACAAAGTCAGTGGTGAGGAGGTTCCTTGTGTTCCCAAAGAGGTTATTGATCCTCTGAGGCTTATCCCACATATCAACTTTTAGCAGCAGGTCCCAAATGGATGCCTCTCT
This portion of the Macaca thibetana thibetana isolate TM-01 chromosome X, ASM2454274v1, whole genome shotgun sequence genome encodes:
- the MAGEE2 gene encoding melanoma-associated antigen E2, whose amino-acid sequence is MSLVSQNARRCNAEITADYSDGRGEIQATNASGPPTPMLVVDVPQCPQAPINSQCVNTSQAVQDTNDLEVLIDEQSRRLGALRVHDPLEDRSIALVNFMRMKSQKEGSIQQSEMLEFLREYSDQFPEILRRASAHLDRVFGLNLRVIDPQADTYNLVSKRGSQITDRIVESLDMPKASLLALVLGHILLNGNRAREASIWDLLLKVDMWDKPQRINNLFGNTRNLLTTDFVRMRFLEYWPVYGTNPLEFEFLWGSRAHSEITKMEALKFVSDAHDEEPQSWPEEYNKALEADKTKERSLTAGLEFWSEDTMNDKANDLVQLAISVSEELLPIHQDELLAHTGKEFEDVFPNILNRATLILDMFYGLSLIEVDTSEHIYLLVQQPESEEEQVMLESLGRPTQEYVMPILGLIFLMGNRVKEANVWNLLRRFSVDVGRKHAITCKLMRQRYLECRPLSYSNPVEYELLWGPRAHHETTKMKVLEYMARLYRKRPQDWPEQYREAVEDEEARAKSEATTMFFLGPM